GCAACTCTCGGACGCGATCGMAAGGGCCGGGCAGAAACAGGCTTTGCAGGCCAGCGCGGTTGAAATCAAACCTGTTGTTGAAAAAGCGAACTGATCGCGMTTTAGATCAGCGGTCCGAATTCGCTGACCAGTCCTTCATAGATCCGCCGTTTAAACGGCACAATCAGCCTTGGTAGTTCGGCAGGCTCCGCCCATTTCCATTGCGAAAATTCGSGATGATGYCCATCGATGCGGACATCGGCRTCGTCGCCTTTGAAGCGCATGAGAAACCACCATTGCCTTTGYCCGCGCCAGCGTCCGCCCCAGATATTGCCCTGAAGTTCGGGCGGCAGATCGTAGAAATATTCTTCCTTGCTGCGCGCGATCAGATCGACATGGTCGGGCAATAGGCCSGTTTCCTCGCCCAGTTCGCGAAAGGCGGCGACCTCTGGATCTTCGCCCGGGTCGATCCCGCCTTGCGGCATTTGCCAGGCRTCGCCCGGATTGTCGATGCGCTGGCCRACAAACACCAGCCCGTCACGGTTGGCGAGCATGATGCCCGCACAGGGRCGATAGGGRAGGGTATCGCTTTCGCTCATGCTTCTGCCATTGCYTCTGCGATCATGGCCTTCAGTGCGGCCAGATTTCCGGCGACATCGGCCTGCGACGARGGGATGGCTTTGCGCAGCGTGATATGGCCGTGAATGTTGCCRTCTGCRCTGCGATACTCGGCCCGCACGCCGGCGGCCTTTAGCGCTTCATAATAGGCAATACCCTGATCGCTTAACGGATCGAGACTGGCTGTCGTGACGAGGCTGGGGGGCATGCCATGCTGCGAGAATTTGATTGGCGCGCCCCGATAGTCGTCGGCGTCGGCCTGATAGGCTGCGTGGAAATAGGCCATGGAATCGGCGGTCAAAAGGAAACCTTCGGCAAAATCGCGCATGCTCTGCCAATCGTCGCTGTCGCTGACAACGGGATAGATCGGGTGTTGCGCAATCACCGGAACAGCCGCTGGATTGTCGCGCAGCGCCATGGTGGTGACGATGGTAAGGTTGCCGCCGGCACTGTCGCCTGAYGTGACCAATCCGGTGACCTGAAGGCCSAGTTCGGCGGGGCTGCCTGCAATCCARCGCGTTGCTGCCTCGCAATCGATCGCTGCTGCCGGAAARCGATGTTCGGGTGCGAGGCGATAATCGATCGAAATGACCGGCATGTCGAGTTGGCGCGCGGCTTCTGCGCAATAAGGGCCGTAAACATCGAGATCGCCGATCACAAAGCCGCCGCCATGATAGAAGACCATGACTGGGCCTGCACTGCGGTTTTCCTGCGCATCATATAGCCGTGCCGGGATCATGCCTTCAGGGCCGGGGATGGATAGGTCGCGCACGACCGCGATTTCGCCCAAGGGTTCTTCGGCAAGCGAGCCCATGGCCGTCATCATCATCCGCGCATCCTGCGCAGAAAGTTCATGCATTTTCGGGCCGGTTTGGGCGTTCAGAAAATCGAGAAAGGCCCGCACATCGGGCCGCACAAAATGTCCGCTCATTGTCACTCTCCCATCATCYMTTTTGCYAMAGGCATAACGGGAAGSCAGCGGGGCGTCCATGGCAAAGCCAGCCTGTTGTGATGCACAGATTTCCTATTTGGATTTGGCCCAATTGCGCGCATAAGGGCAGCTTAACAGACCAATTAAACCTGCGGGACTAGATTAATGGCCACTGCCGCGCGCAGCATCGACAATGATACCCAAGCCGAAGCCATCCATAACGAAGCCGTGGTCGTGCGATTCGCCGGCGACAGCGGTGACGGGATGCAGTTGACCGGCGGGCAATTCACCCTCTCGTCGGCGCTTGCCGGCAATGATTTTGCGACTTTCCCGGATTTTCCAGCTGAAATTCGTGCGCCACAGGGCACGCTTTTCGGTGTCTCGGCCTTCCAGATCAATTTCGGTTCGACAGAGATTACCACGGCGGGCGATGCGCCCGATGTGCTGGTGGCGATGAACCCGGCTGCGCTGAAGACCAATGTGAAGGATCTGAAGCCCGGCGGCCTGATCATCGCCGACAGCGGCGAATTCAACGCGCGCAACCTTGCCAAGGCGCAATATGAGGTCAACCCGCTGGAGGATGACAGTCTCGGCAAATGGCARCTGGTCCATTTCAATATCAGCCAGTTGACCATGGATGCCGTGAAGCCGTTTGGGCTTGGCAACAAGGAAGCGCTGCGCTGCAAGAACATGTGGACGCTCGGCCTCGCGCTATGGATGTTTGACCGCGACCGCGCGCCGATCGAACAATGGCTGCGCGATAAATTTGCCAAAAACCCGATCCTTGCRGATGCCAATATCGCCGCGCTTAATGCGGGCCATGCCTATGGCGAAACCGCAGAGATTGGACAGCCKGGCACGGTCGCCATTCCGCGACAGCATGTTGATGCAGCCCCCGCCGAAGCYGGCCTTTACCGAACAATCAATGGCGCCGACGCCGCCGCGCTTGGCCTGATTGCCGGTTGTCAGCTTGCCGGTGTGAAGATGTTCTTCGGYGGCTATCCGATCACGCCCGCCAGTTCGATCTTGCATGCGCTTGCTCGCTACAAGGAATATGGCGTCACGACCTTTCAGGCGGAAGAYGAGATTGCYGCCATCGCATCGGCAATCGGTGCAAGCTATGCGGGCCAATTGGGCGTGACCAGCTCGTCGGGCCCCGGCATCGCGCTCAAGACCGAGGCCATCGGCCTTGCGGTGATGACCGAGCTTCCGCTCATCATCATCAATTCACAGCGTGGCGGACCTTCGACCGGCYTGCCKACCAAGACGGAGCAGTCGGACCTGTATCAGGCGGTCTATGGCCGTAACGGCGATGCCCCGCTGCCGGTGATCGCGGCGCGCAGCCCYGGCGATGTGTTTGATTGTGCKATTGAGGCGGTGCGCATCGCGACCCAATTCATGACGCCGGTAATGCTTTTGACTGACGGCTATATTGCCAATGCGGCGGAGCCTTGGAAAGTGCCCGATATKGCGGATTATAAGCCGTTCCCGGTGACCTTCCGYACTGAGGCGCAGGAMGGCGGTTTYAAACCCTATGGYCGCGATGAAAAGCTGGCGCGCCCTTGGGTCAAGCCCGGTACGCCCGGTCTGATGCACCGCATCGGCGGGATCGAAAAAGAAGTCGATACCGGCCACCTCAATTATTCGCCTGCCAACCACCAAGCGATGACCGACATCCGCAAGGGCAAGGTCGACGGCATTGCTGCGCACATTCCCGATCAGGATGTCTGYCTTGGTACCGAAGGCGGCAAGTTGGCGGTTGTCGGCTGGGGTTCGACTTTCGGTCCGATCCACCAGGCCGTCCGCAAGGCCCGCGCCAAGGGACTGGATGTCAGCCACATCCATGTTCGCAATATCTGGCCGATGCCCAGCAATTTGGGCSATCTGCTTCGCAAATATGATCGTGTGCTGGTGCCAGAAATGAATACCGGCCAGTTCAAAACAGTGCTGCGCGATCAATATCTGATCGATGCCAAGCCGTTGAACAAGGTGAGCGGACAACCCTTCCGCATTGCCGAAATTGAAGCYGCCATTGAAGAGACACTCGCATGAACGACATGACCCCCATCCAGAAATCGAGCCCCAAGGATTGGGAGACCGATCAGGAAGTCCGCTGGTGCCCGGGATGCGGTGA
This portion of the Sphingobium sp. genome encodes:
- a CDS encoding RNA pyrophosphohydrolase, producing the protein MSESDTLPYRPCAGIMLANRDGLVFVGQRIDNPGDAWQMPQGGIDPGEDPEVAAFRELGEETGLLPDHVDLIARSKEEYFYDLPPELQGNIWGGRWRGQRQWWFLMRFKGDDADVRIDGHHXEFSQWKWAEPAELPRLIVPFKRRIYEGLVSEFGPLI
- a CDS encoding alpha/beta hydrolase; its protein translation is MSGHFVRPDVRAFLDFLNAQTGPKMHELSAQDARMMMTAMGSLAEEPLGEIAVVRDLSIPGPEGMIPARLYDAQENRSAGPVMVFYHGGGFVIGDLDVYGPYCAEAARQLDMPVISIDYRLAPEHRFPAAAIDCEAATRWIAGSPAELGLQVTGLVTSGDSAGGNLTIVTTMALRDNPAAVPVIAQHPIYPVVSDSDDWQSMRDFAEGFLLTADSMAYFHAAYQADADDYRGAPIKFSQHGMPPSLVTTASLDPLSDQGIAYYEALKAAGVRAEYRSADGNIHGHITLRKAIPSSQADVAGNLAALKAMIAEAMAEA
- a CDS encoding 2-oxoacid:acceptor oxidoreductase subunit alpha, with the protein product MATAARSIDNDTQAEAIHNEAVVVRFAGDSGDGMQLTGGQFTLSSALAGNDFATFPDFPAEIRAPQGTLFGVSAFQINFGSTEITTAGDAPDVLVAMNPAALKTNVKDLKPGGLIIADSGEFNARNLAKAQYEVNPLEDDSLGKWQLVHFNISQLTMDAVKPFGLGNKEALRCKNMWTLGLALWMFDRDRAPIEQWLRDKFAKNPILADANIAALNAGHAYGETAEIGQPGTVAIPRQHVDAAPAEAGLYRTINGADAAALGLIAGCQLAGVKMFFGGYPITPASSILHALARYKEYGVTTFQAEDEIAAIASAIGASYAGQLGVTSSSGPGIALKTEAIGLAVMTELPLIIINSQRGGPSTGLPTKTEQSDLYQAVYGRNGDAPLPVIAARSPGDVFDCAIEAVRIATQFMTPVMLLTDGYIANAAEPWKVPDXADYKPFPVTFRTEAQXGGFKPYGRDEKLARPWVKPGTPGLMHRIGGIEKEVDTGHLNYSPANHQAMTDIRKGKVDGIAAHIPDQDVCLGTEGGKLAVVGWGSTFGPIHQAVRKARAKGLDVSHIHVRNIWPMPSNLGXLLRKYDRVLVPEMNTGQFKTVLRDQYLIDAKPLNKVSGQPFRIAEIEAAIEETLA